The proteins below are encoded in one region of Segatella copri:
- a CDS encoding glycosyltransferase family 2 protein encodes MNPDISVIIPTYTPKEYLWECLDCLEQQTLNKDSYEVLIVLNGTKEPYFSLIKERIKDYSYSIELLYSNVNGVSRARNIGIEKAQGKYVSFIDDDDFISPCYLQALLKDVTPEGITEANVIAFNDSSKAETYHYLSTAYKSYKPEERHHIVKNRSFLSSSCCKLIPRSIIGSHRFKENITHGEDSFFMFQLSCKIKTVNIAASDAIYYVRVRNTSASRNAKMRRKKKKMELRLLVLYTKTYISHPLAYNGILYLTRIAATLKKLLTE; translated from the coding sequence ATGAATCCAGATATCAGCGTTATCATCCCAACATACACTCCCAAAGAATACCTTTGGGAGTGTCTTGATTGTTTGGAACAACAGACACTAAATAAAGACAGTTATGAAGTGCTGATAGTTCTCAATGGCACAAAAGAGCCTTATTTTTCTCTAATAAAAGAAAGAATAAAGGATTATTCATACTCTATAGAATTATTATACTCTAACGTTAATGGGGTGTCACGGGCAAGAAACATCGGAATAGAAAAGGCCCAAGGAAAATATGTCAGTTTCATTGACGATGATGACTTCATAAGCCCATGCTATCTGCAAGCCTTATTAAAGGATGTCACTCCAGAAGGGATAACGGAAGCAAATGTTATCGCATTTAATGATTCCTCCAAGGCTGAAACATATCATTATCTGTCTACAGCTTACAAGTCATACAAACCTGAGGAAAGACATCATATTGTAAAGAATCGAAGCTTTCTTTCAAGTTCATGCTGCAAGTTGATTCCACGTAGCATCATTGGGTCTCATCGCTTCAAGGAGAACATCACCCATGGAGAAGATTCTTTTTTCATGTTTCAACTCTCCTGCAAGATTAAAACAGTAAACATAGCAGCATCAGATGCGATATATTATGTAAGAGTTAGAAATACCTCGGCATCAAGAAATGCGAAAATGAGAAGAAAGAAAAAGAAAATGGAACTGCGTCTTCTCGTCTTATACACAAAAACATACATCTCGCATCCGTTGGCATATAATGGTATTTTATATCTGACAAGAATTGCAGCTACACTCAAGAAACTACTTACTGAATAG
- a CDS encoding glycosyltransferase WbsX family protein codes for MKPRIIALYLPQFHPIPENDKWWGKGFTEWTNVAKARPVFHGHYQPRIPADLGFYDLRLEETRIQQAQLAKEAGIEGFCYWHYWMGNGKRLLQRPFDEVLNSGKPDFPFCLAWANHDWKTNTWKNKGGNQMICEQLYPGDEDYIAHFNYVLKAFKDHRYITVDGKPLFLIFDPYHFKDVRHFMELWRKMAKENGLKGIFFVAMCASTTTVKRNEDGTIRRVMPNLESSADIYNSFLELGFDGINPMGKGRAEMMYQGKYWRIARKAMQKAFPFMPALKYDYPKVMKHFFSPEDNWDNVFPTLFPQWDRTPRAGKHEGIYVNATPENFKHHIEDALQLIKNKPEQRKILFLRSWNEWGEGNYVEPDTKYGHGFLDAIRNTIKK; via the coding sequence ATGAAGCCAAGAATAATTGCATTATATTTACCACAGTTCCACCCAATCCCAGAGAACGACAAATGGTGGGGCAAAGGATTTACAGAATGGACTAATGTAGCCAAAGCCCGTCCTGTATTCCATGGACACTATCAACCAAGAATACCAGCCGATTTGGGTTTCTATGATTTACGATTAGAAGAAACTCGCATACAACAAGCTCAGTTAGCAAAAGAAGCTGGAATTGAAGGCTTTTGTTATTGGCATTACTGGATGGGTAACGGCAAACGCCTGTTACAGCGCCCATTCGATGAGGTTCTCAATTCCGGCAAACCAGATTTTCCATTCTGCCTTGCATGGGCAAATCATGACTGGAAAACAAATACATGGAAGAACAAAGGTGGCAACCAGATGATTTGTGAGCAACTGTATCCTGGAGATGAGGATTACATCGCCCATTTCAACTATGTGCTTAAGGCATTCAAAGATCATCGTTACATCACGGTAGATGGCAAGCCACTGTTCCTGATTTTCGACCCATATCACTTCAAGGATGTGCGCCACTTCATGGAACTCTGGAGAAAAATGGCAAAGGAGAATGGTCTGAAAGGCATCTTCTTCGTTGCTATGTGTGCTTCTACAACAACGGTCAAGAGAAACGAAGATGGCACCATCAGACGTGTGATGCCAAACCTCGAAAGCAGTGCCGACATCTACAACTCATTCCTGGAATTAGGTTTTGATGGCATCAACCCGATGGGAAAAGGTAGAGCCGAGATGATGTATCAGGGAAAGTATTGGCGTATAGCAAGAAAAGCCATGCAGAAGGCATTCCCTTTCATGCCGGCACTGAAGTATGATTATCCTAAGGTGATGAAGCATTTCTTTTCACCAGAAGACAATTGGGACAACGTGTTCCCTACTCTTTTCCCACAGTGGGACCGCACCCCTAGAGCCGGCAAGCATGAAGGTATTTACGTGAATGCTACCCCAGAAAACTTCAAGCATCATATAGAAGATGCATTGCAGCTCATCAAGAACAAGCCAGAGCAGAGAAAGATTCTCTTTCTCCGCTCATGGAACGAATGGGGTGAAGGCAACTATGTGGAACCAGACACCAAGTATGGTCATGGTTTTCTGGATGCCATCAGAAATACAATTAAGAAATAA